Proteins encoded together in one Mauremys reevesii isolate NIE-2019 linkage group 11, ASM1616193v1, whole genome shotgun sequence window:
- the BBS5 gene encoding Bardet-Biedl syndrome 5 protein isoform X2 — protein sequence MKMRPGEVLIDCLDSIEDTKGNNGDRGRLLVTNLRIIWHSLALPRVNLSVGYNCIINITTRTANSKLRGQTEALYILTKCNNTRFEFIFTNVVPGSPRLFTSVIAVHRAYETSKMYRDLKLRSALIQNKQLRLLPQEQVYDKINGVWNLSSDQGNLGTFFITNVRIVWHANMNDSFNVSIPYLQIRSIKIRDSKFGLALVIESSQQSGGYVLGFKIDPVEKLQEAVKEINSLHRVYSASPIFGVDYEMEEKPQPLEDLTVEQVQDDVEIESDEQTDAFVAYFADGNKQQDREPVFSEELGLAIEKLKDGFTLQGLWEVMG from the exons GTAGACTTCTAGTGACAAATTTACGGATTATTTGGCACTCATTGGCATTACCTAGAGTCAATCTCT CTGTTGGTTACAACTGCATTATAAATATAACGACGAGAACCGCTAACTCA AAACTACGAGGCCAGACAGAAGCTCTTTATATATTAACTAAATGTAACAATACACGGTTTGAGTTCATATTTACTAATGTGGTTCCTGGGAGTCCCAGACTTTTCACTTCAGTTATTGCTGTACACAG AGCTTATGAAACTTCTAAAATGTACCGTGATCTTAAGCTGAGAAGTGCTTTGATTCAAAACAAGCAACTGAGATTATTACCACAAGAACAAGTATATGACAAAATAAATGGAGTCTGGAATTTATCTAGTGACCAG GGAAATCTGGGGACCTTTTTCATTACTAATGTGAGAATAGTTTGGCATGCAAATATGAATGACAGCTTTAATGTCAGCATACCATATCTGCAAATT CGTTCAATAAAGATTAGAGACTCAAAGTTTGGCTTGGCACTTGTCATAGAAAGTTCTCAGCAG AGTGGAGGATATGTACTTGGTTTTAAAATAGACCCTGTGGAGAAACTACAGGAGGCAGTGAAAGAAATAAATTCACTGCATAGAGTTTACTCAGCTAGCCCTATATTTGGAGTGGATTATGAAATGGAAGAAAAG CCTCAACCTCTTGAAGATCTGACAGTGGAACAGGTTCAGGATGATGTGGAAATAGAATCTGATGAACAGACAGATGCTTTTGTA gcTTACTTTGCTGATGGTAATAAG CAACAAGATCGGGAACCTGTATTTTCAGAAGAACTGGGACTGGCAATAGAGAAACTGAAGGATGGATTCACGCTTCAGGGACTCTGGGAAGTAATGGGTTGA